The sequence TCGGTTCGAGATAGCTGACCTATCCGGCACTGATTGTGGATTTTGCGAGATATTGAGGTTGCTGTGTACCGTCCTTCTGCCAATGTTCTGAATGGGTTCTTTTTGCCCAATAATTTCTTTCTGAAGGGGTAAATTTTTTGAAATTTTTACTATTTTAAAAAGTTGTATTTTTCTTGCAAAATTATTGTAATTAAAATGTATCAAAAATCGAATAAAAAATTTAATCTTTAAGATAGTTTAAATAACACTTTATAAATTTGTTTGATTTTATCTATTTCAAAAAGTAAAAATCTGCTGAAAAATTTGAGAGATCACTCGACACAAAAATTAGGCTTTCCTAAAAGAGGAAACAGGCATAAAACGCCCCCAATAATATGATACTCTAATAAAAGAAGGTTTTTCATCGAACAAACAGCTTATGGACCTTCTTCAGCAATGTCCTTTGGGATCTCGTTGCCCTGAGGGAGGATTATCAGCTCTCTGCCCTCAACCAGCATCTGAGCAACTTTCTTTCTGGCCGAGCTCAGGGCTCTCCAGACTGTTCCTCTTGAAACACCCATTCGCTTTCCGGCCTCCTCCTGGGTCAACCCCTCAAAATCAACCAGCCTCAGGGCTTCAAACTCCTCATAAGTCATGAAAATCGGTGGCTTGGGCTGTCCAAGGGGCGGCAGTGCAGGATAGAAATGTCTAACCTGAGGGATGAAGCCTATCATCCTCATCTTTCTTCTTCTGCCCCTTCCTCTTCCCCAACCGCGTCCCATTCCCATCGGCATGATTATCAGTAGCCTTAAGGTAGCTTGGTTTATAGGTTTTCCTATCCCCCAAAGCCGCTCAGTAATTGTTATAACTAATTTGCTCTACTCAGAAGTGGTGAGAAAAATGGGATTTCGTTTAACTGAGAGAAAGATTGGCTGGCACAAGGACTTCGATAGCTCGCACTTTCTCGCTCTTCCCTATGGAAGCAAGTGCCTCAGAATTCACGGCCACACCTACAACGTTGACGTGGAGATATGGGGCGACGTCAACGAAAGCGGCATGATATTCGACTTCAACCACCTCAGCAATCTCATTAAGCTCCTGGACCACAGGATTCTTGTGAGTGAGGAGTGGGTTGTAGAAAGAAAAGACGGTCTGATAGTTATCGAAAAGAACGGCAAGCGTCTGGAGCTTCCCGAGAACGAAGCAGTCGTCCTTGATAAGCCCAACGTTACCGCGGAGTACATAGCCGAGTGGTTCGCGGAGAGGATAACTGAAAAAGCCGGGGACAACGTGAGAAAGATAAGAGTGAAAATCTGGGAAGATCCGAGGAGCTACGCAGAAGTAACACTGGAGCGTTAACAGGGATTCTTTCTTTTCTTCTCCGGCACGGGTGTCTCGATACCGCATTTTTCCCTCAGGTCTCTGAGGTGTTTTGCCGCCGTTGCTGCCAGCTCCTGGAAATACTCCTCCGGAAACGTTTCCTTTGCTTCGAGCGTTAGGCTGTGAATCAGCGTGAGGTACGCGTTGGCCATGTCACAGTCTTCGGATTCTGCTATGTGTGGCATCATGTCCACCAAGTAACCTAGGAAGTTGTGAAAGATGTTGAGCCAGTCTCTCTCATAACCGTTCTCAATCAGCCAGCCCTTTAGGGTTATGAAGATTTTCACCGACGGAATGATTACCTCCCGTTCACCGTACCTGCGGTACCTTATGAGCAGATACTGGAGGAGCGATATAATGAATCTTCCAACTATTGCTCTCTCGCCACCGTTTTCTTC comes from Thermococcus sp. LS1 and encodes:
- a CDS encoding DUF134 domain-containing protein, yielding MPMGMGRGWGRGRGRRRKMRMIGFIPQVRHFYPALPPLGQPKPPIFMTYEEFEALRLVDFEGLTQEEAGKRMGVSRGTVWRALSSARKKVAQMLVEGRELIILPQGNEIPKDIAEEGP
- a CDS encoding 6-carboxytetrahydropterin synthase encodes the protein MGFRLTERKIGWHKDFDSSHFLALPYGSKCLRIHGHTYNVDVEIWGDVNESGMIFDFNHLSNLIKLLDHRILVSEEWVVERKDGLIVIEKNGKRLELPENEAVVLDKPNVTAEYIAEWFAERITEKAGDNVRKIRVKIWEDPRSYAEVTLER